The window GAGATGGGATCCAGGAAATATCTACACATTAGCTCCACCGGAACCCGTATTTATCTATGATCAGCCTATTACAATTAAGGCAAACTGGGAGATCCAGAATCCGGAAATTTTGCTGTAAAACCTGTGCATAACTTGTACATGGCTGTAGATAACCATGGTGCATAAGTCTGCAGCAGTGGGGGTGTGGGTATAAGTGCTAAGTTGTCCAGATTATACACAGTCTGTTTCCACACAGCCATAGTTTATCAACAGCTCGAAAAGCTTCATGTGGAACTTTAGGTGGATATCGATAAGTAATTAAATATCAGAAACTTAAGAGCAGTTATTTAACCTATTAATTGAGATATCCACATCAGTGTAAGAGCAAAATTAAAAAAAAGAAGCAGTTATTAACCTTTTAACAGCTTAATAGAAACAATATATTTCTTAAATATTTATTTATTAATAAGTATTAGAGGGTGGAATTATGTGTATAAGTACTTTGAAAAAAAAATATTTGCTTCTGCTGTTCCTTTTTTTGCCCTTTGCAGGCTGGGCACAGGACAGGCAGGAAATAAAACTCGCTGATGAATATTACCAGCGCGGAGATCTGGTGAAAGCACGTCAGCTATATGATGAACTGGCAGGAGATGAAGCAAACATTTCGCTTATTCACAATAATTACCTAAGCCTGTTGACAAGTCAGGAAGACTTCCGGGCAGCAGAACGTTATTTGCAGCGGCTAATCCGTAACAGAGCAAATGCAGAACGTTTTCAACTGGATCTGGCACAGGTCTACAGCCAGCAGGGTGATACAAAGAAAGCTGATAAGCTCTACCATGATATTATAGAAGCTGCTGCTACCAATAACTTCAAAACCCATACAGTAGCGCAGCAGCTGATGTCTAATCGCTTATATGAGAAGGCACTGCGCACTTACGAAAGGGCTCGTGAGGTACAGTCTTCTCCTGATGAGTCTTATTCGCTTCAGATGGCTGTTCTTTACAATTTGCTTGGTCAGCAGAAGCAAATGTTTGAGGAGTACTTTCGTTATATCCGCCAGCAGCCCAATAGAGTGCAGCAGGCCAAAAATATGCTGCAGAATACTTTAACAACACCAGAAGACCTGCAGGCATTAGAGACTTTACTTTTTGAAAAGGTACAGCAGGAGCCTGGCAACAGACAGTTTTCCGATCTGCTCATCTGGCTGCACCTGCAGCAAAAGAACTTTTATGGTGCGTTTGTACAGGCAAGAGCCCTGCAGAAGCGTTTTAAAGAGGGGCCTGATCAACTCATGGAGATAGGGCAGATTGCCCTTGAGAATAAAGATTACGCAGGTGCCATCAAGATTTTTGAGTACATCAACGGGGCTTTTCCTGATTTACCGGAACGTTACCTGGCGCGCCGCTACCTGATACTCTCCCGCGAGCAGCTGGTAAAAACTACCTATCCGGTAGATACCCTGGAGATCCGAAAGCTGATCAGTGACTATGAACAACTGGTAGAAGATGCGGAAAACAGCCCCACGGCCATAGATGCACAAAACAGCATGGCCATGCTCTATGCTTTTTACCTGGACGAAAAAGCCAGGGCTACAGAGATCCTGAACATGCTGATCCAGAATCCGCGAACACCCGGGCGCCTTAGAGGACAAAGTAAAATGGCTTTAGGCGACATTTACCTGCTTACTGGAGAACCATGGGAAGCTACGCTGCTCTACTCACAGGTAGAGAAAGCATTCAAGGATGACCCGTTGGGTTATGAAGCTAAACTGCGCAATGCAAGGCTTTCCTATTTCAAGGGAGAGTTTGGCCTGGCACAGGGGCACCTTGATGTTTTAAAAGAGGCTACCACCCGTGAAATTGCCAATGATGCCATGGCGCTGAGTCAATTAATCAAAAACAATAGTTATTTAGACTCCGTAGACCTGCCGATGCAACGTTATGCCAACACAGAGCTGTTACTCTTCCAGAACAAGAAAAAAGAGGCTCTGCAGGAACTTGATGCTATGCTCACCGACTACAAGGGGCATAGCCTTACCGATGATATCCTTTACCGGCAGGCTCAGGTCTATGTAGAGCTTGGAGAATTTCAGCAGGCTGTTGATAAGTTAAACCTGCTGGTGGATAACTGGTCTTTCGATATTCTGGCAGATGATGCCTGGTTTCTAAGGGCAACACTCTACGAAGAGTATCTTAAAGATCATGAAACAGCTAAAGAGCAGTATACAGAATTCCTGAAGCGGTTTCCGGGTAGTGTTTATGTTGCTGAAGCAAGAAAACGCTACAGAACATTAAGAGGCGATTTTGCTAATTAGCTTTTATTGAAGGGCTTAGAAAAAGGAATAGAGCGAAAAAGCGCTGTTCCTTTTTTTTATGTTTGAACATATCATAAAAATGTGTAAATTTTTAACTTAATCCAGATAAGCTTAAAATGAAACCCAGCCGCCTGTTTGATTTAATTACACAACAGCTTAAGCAGTTTCCAAAATCTGATGCGGTAGCTTACAAGCAAAATGGCCAATGGGTAAGCTATAGTACGGAAGATGTTGCTCGCATAGTAGACCAGATGAGCATAGGGCTACGTAAGCGCGGCATTGAAAAAGGAGACCATGTAGCTATCATCTCGCCCAACCGACCCGAATGGAATTTTGTAGACTTTGGCCTGCAACAGCTTGGTGCCGTGAGTGTGCCCATGTATCCTACCATATCTGAGAAAGAATACAGATTTATTTTTGAAGATGCTGGTGTAAAAATGGTGTTTGTGGCCGATGAAGACCTGTACCGGAAAGCAAGCATTGCTGCAGAAGGTTTGCCAAAAGCCATAGAGATATACACCTTCGATACGGTAGCAGGAGCAGCCCGCTGGAAGGAAATCCTGCGAGAGGGCAAAAATGAAGATGTAAATCAGTTAATACCACTCAAAGCAGCGGTAGATACGGAAGATCTGCTGACGATCATCTATACCTCGGGGACTACCGGAACGCCAAAAGGCGTTATGCTAACGCATCACAATATTCTTAGCAATGCACAATCGGTAGCGGATCTCTTTCCGGAGGTTGGCCCCGATATGCGCATTTTAAGCTTTTTGCCTATTTGCCATATTTTTGAACGCACAGCCATTTATGCATATCTTAATATAGGCGCCAGCATTTATTACGCCGAGAACATGGAAACCATTGGTGAAAACCTGAAGGAGGTTAAGCCACATGTTTTTACAACGGTGCCACGTTTGCTGGAGAAAGTATATGGCAAAATAGTAGCAAAAGGATCTGAACTCAAGGGGATTAAAAAAACGCTCTTTTTCTGGGCGCTGGAGCTGGGAAAACGCCACGACCCTGCAGCAGACCAGGGCAGCTGGTACAATTTTCAGCTTAGGCTGGCCAACAAAATTATTTTTGATAAATGGCGCGAAGCATTGGGCGGTAACATACAGATGATCGTTTCCGGTGCAGCTGCCCTGCAACCGCGACTGGCCAGAATATTCTGGTCGGCGGGCATTCCTGTGTGTGAGGCCTATGGTCTAACAGAAACTTCGCCTGGTATAAGCTTTACCCGAAACGATGCCAGCAGGGTGCAGATTGGTTACGTAGGTGAGCTGCTGGAAGGCGTACAGGTGAAAATAGCAGAAGATGGTGAGATCCTGGTAAAGGGCCCCAACATTATGAAAGGCTATTACCAGCGGCCCGACCTTACTGCAGAGGTGATAGATGCAGAGGGCTGGTTCCATACCGGCGATGTGGGAGAATTGAAAGATAACCGATTCCTGCGCATTACCGACCGCAAAAAAGAAATGTTCAAAACCTCGGGTGGCAAGTATGTTGCCCCGCAGGTGCTGGAAAATAAGCTAAAGGAGTCAACATTAATTGAACAGGTCATGGTGATTGGAGAGGGCCAGCGTTTTCCGGCTGCCCTGATTGTACCAGATTTTAACGCCCTGCGCAACTGGTGCCTCCACAATGGGGTAAAGTATACTTCAGATGCCTACATCATCAAGTCTCAGGAGGTACAGGAAAAGTTTCAGCAGGAGCTGGAGAAATACAACAAGGATTTTGGGCAATGGGAAAGGGTAAAGCAATTCAGGCTGATAGCAGAG of the Flammeovirgaceae bacterium 311 genome contains:
- a CDS encoding tetratricopeptide domain protein (COG0457 FOG: TPR repeat); protein product: MKKKYLLLLFLFLPFAGWAQDRQEIKLADEYYQRGDLVKARQLYDELAGDEANISLIHNNYLSLLTSQEDFRAAERYLQRLIRNRANAERFQLDLAQVYSQQGDTKKADKLYHDIIEAAATNNFKTHTVAQQLMSNRLYEKALRTYERAREVQSSPDESYSLQMAVLYNLLGQQKQMFEEYFRYIRQQPNRVQQAKNMLQNTLTTPEDLQALETLLFEKVQQEPGNRQFSDLLIWLHLQQKNFYGAFVQARALQKRFKEGPDQLMEIGQIALENKDYAGAIKIFEYINGAFPDLPERYLARRYLILSREQLVKTTYPVDTLEIRKLISDYEQLVEDAENSPTAIDAQNSMAMLYAFYLDEKARATEILNMLIQNPRTPGRLRGQSKMALGDIYLLTGEPWEATLLYSQVEKAFKDDPLGYEAKLRNARLSYFKGEFGLAQGHLDVLKEATTREIANDAMALSQLIKNNSYLDSVDLPMQRYANTELLLFQNKKKEALQELDAMLTDYKGHSLTDDILYRQAQVYVELGEFQQAVDKLNLLVDNWSFDILADDAWFLRATLYEEYLKDHETAKEQYTEFLKRFPGSVYVAEARKRYRTLRGDFAN
- a CDS encoding amp-dependent synthetase and ligase (COG1022 Long-chain acyl-CoA synthetases (AMP-forming)), producing the protein MKPSRLFDLITQQLKQFPKSDAVAYKQNGQWVSYSTEDVARIVDQMSIGLRKRGIEKGDHVAIISPNRPEWNFVDFGLQQLGAVSVPMYPTISEKEYRFIFEDAGVKMVFVADEDLYRKASIAAEGLPKAIEIYTFDTVAGAARWKEILREGKNEDVNQLIPLKAAVDTEDLLTIIYTSGTTGTPKGVMLTHHNILSNAQSVADLFPEVGPDMRILSFLPICHIFERTAIYAYLNIGASIYYAENMETIGENLKEVKPHVFTTVPRLLEKVYGKIVAKGSELKGIKKTLFFWALELGKRHDPAADQGSWYNFQLRLANKIIFDKWREALGGNIQMIVSGAAALQPRLARIFWSAGIPVCEAYGLTETSPGISFTRNDASRVQIGYVGELLEGVQVKIAEDGEILVKGPNIMKGYYQRPDLTAEVIDAEGWFHTGDVGELKDNRFLRITDRKKEMFKTSGGKYVAPQVLENKLKESTLIEQVMVIGEGQRFPAALIVPDFNALRNWCLHNGVKYTSDAYIIKSQEVQEKFQQELEKYNKDFGQWERVKQFRLIAEPWSIENGELTPTLKLKRRRIMEEYELLVRSIYEENESDASEKEFSIME